Below is a genomic region from Euzebya sp..
CCACGTCGAGGCGCGGTGGACCCTCGCCAACATCCAACTCGCCGGTCTGGCGAACCCGCAGGCTGCAGCCGAGACGCTCCGGAGCCTGCGTGACGACCCGGACCTGCGACGTGAGGACCGTGTGCTCGTCGAGAACCTCCTCGTCCTGGCAGAACAAGCGCTGTCCGATGAGCGCTGACCTCCGTCCGCGTGGCAGGTGGATCCGGCGTGGAGCCGTCCTGGCCGCCATCGCGGCGTTGCTCCTCGCCGCCGCCTTCGGCACGCGCTTCGGCCGTGATCCCACACTCGTCGATTCGCCACTGATCGGGCAACCCGCGCCACCGATCGATCTCATCCGGTTGGACGGAGAGGCGTCGTGGTCCCTCGCAGACCAGGCCGGCGACATCGTCGTCGTGAACTTCTGGGCGTCGTGGTGCGTCCCCTGCCGTGAGGAGCACGACGACCTCGTCGCAGCGGCGGCACAGTACGAGCGGGCGGGTGTGTCCTTCGTGGGGATCGTCTACCAAGACGACCCGTCACAAGCCGTAGCCTTCCTCGACGAGCTCGGGCACGGCTACCCACACCTCGTGGATCCCGGCTCCCGCACGGCGATCGACTACGGGGTGTTCGGGATCCCCGAGACCTACTTCATCGACCGCGACGGCACCGTCGTCGCAAAGGTGACAGGCGCCAGCGACCTGGAGCTGCTCACCCGCACCCTGGACACGATCCTCGCGGGCGACGTTCCCGAGAGCGCAACGCGGCCCGGGTACCAGAACCAACGCTGACCCTGTGGCCGGCTTTGACGAATGCTCAATGGCACCGACCTGCACGTGCCCCCACACACCCAGGCCGGCCTCGAGCGGGATCACCGAGGGCTCTGGCTGTGGCGGCCTCTGCCGCCGGCCGCCCGCGGACCGGCAACACGTCTCGGGCCTGCTCGGCATGCGGCAGGTCGAGGCACAGGAGTCAAATCCATCCGTTGTCATCATCACAACACTCCAACGAGGATTAGGATGAGCAGCGTACCCGGCCATCGTTGGGTGACGCTGCCCTACGGCCGCGGCGGAAGGAGTGGACGTGGACGACACCGAGGCGAGCGTGCTCATCGGGTCCCCAAGCGTGCTGGTAGATGGCGGGGACCTGTTCGCGCAGGGCGGTGAGCCGATGGGGTTGTCTGTCAGTTGTCCTGTCGGATCTACCGGACCCCAGAGGGGCCGGCTGGCTCTCCTGCCCTGGAGCAACTCCGCGCCGCGCTGACACGGAGGATCCCCCGGTGACGGGTGGGCCGGATGCCGATCACGAGCTGGAGACGGTGCTGAACCGGCGGGCGACCCCTCTCGTCGCGGTGGTCGCCACTGCAGGGATCGTCCGGTGGTGGCGCCGTGGACGAGCGAGCCGTCCGTCGGTTCTGGATGCTGCAGGGGTCCGACGGCTGTATGACCGGATGGCGCCGCTCTACGATGTAGCGACGTTGGCCTACCAGGCGGTGGGTGCCTACCGGTTGGCGGACGAGGCCATCGCGACGTTGGGTCTGCAGCCTGGTGACATGGTGGTGGACCTGGGTACCGGGACGGGACGAAACCTGCCGTTGCTCGCTGAGGCTGTGGGTTCGAGTGGCCGGGTGGTCGGGGTGGACGTGTCACCGGGCATGTTAGAGCGGGCCCGGCGCCGGGTGGAGCGCGCCGGCGTCGACGTGGTGGAGCTGGTTGAGGCTGACATCGCCACCTACGAGCTTCCGCCGGGCACGTCGGCGGTCATGGGCTCCTTCGCCATGGAGATGCTGCCGGATTACCGCGAGGTCATCGATCGTCTTGTCACCCAGCTCCCCACTGGTGGGCGGGTGGCCGTCACCGGTCTCCGTGATCCTGAGGGATGGCCGCGGTGGCTTGTGCGGCTGGTGTCGGCGATCAACCGCCCCTTCGGGGTGTCCGAGGCCTATCGGGACCATCGGCCGTGGGAGGCGGTGGAGGCGGTGACGTCCGACACGGCGTATGTCGAGATGCTGGGCGGGGCCATCTACTTGGCCGCCGGCACCGTGCCGGAGCGTCCCCGCTGATCCATCACGAGCTCTCCGCGGCCGCCGGTGGTCGGAGCCGGGTGGCGGTCATCCGAGCGCGGTGGATGCGATGGTGAAGACGGCGAACCCGAGCAGGAGGGCGACGGAGGAGGTCTTTGAGTCGTCGTCGCTCTCGTGGGCCTCCTGGATCATGTCCTCGAACGCCGCGACGGTGAAGAGACCTGCGGTGCCGACGAGGGCCGCGAGTTGGTAGCCTTCGGGTCGTCCGCGCAACAGCAGGAATGACAGCGCTGCCCCGGTGAGGACGGGCAGGACCGCGGCGGCGGACAGCCACAGCCGTCGACGGCGGGGCACGTCGTTGGCTCGGAAGGTCATCGTGGCCGCGGCGCCCTCGGGGATGTCGGCGAGGATCTGCCCGATGGCGAGCACGAGGCCGACGCCTGATCCGATCGAGGTGCCGGCGCCGATCATGAGGCCGTCACCGAAGAGGTCCGTCGCGATGGCGAGGTAGATCAGCCACATCCGTCCTCCGGTGGTGCTGCGCCGTTCGATCAACGCCTGGGCGACGAGGTACAGCACCCCCCCGGTCGTGAATGCCGCCGCGATGTGCCAGCCGTTGAGCACGTCGAGGGCTCGCGGCATGATCTCGACGGCGACCACCGCGACGACCACTCCGGCGGCTGCGTGCAGCGCGCGGTTGCGCCATGCGTCCGATGGGGGGCTGAGCTCGGCGATCGTGCCGCCGGTGATGTTGCCGGCGGCGGGCAGGAGGGCGAGCAGGAGCGCGAGGAGGATGGGCGATCAGTCCCAGTGGGGCACTACCCGGTGTGGCGCCGGAGGCTTGGGGGTCATGAACTGCGACAGAGCAGGTCGGCGAGAGGGAACGGGTTGACCGTCGGCCCGCCGCCGGGCCGGACCTGCCAGTGGAGGTGCGGAGGGGTGCCGGCGGCGTTTCCGGAGGTGCCGGCCAGGCCGATGACGTCGCCGGCTGAGACCTGCTGGCCGGTCCGGACGGTGGTGGCGTCGAGGTGAGCGTAGTAGTAGGCGTTGCCGGCGACGTCCTCGAGGTTCACCGTCAGGCCTCCAAGCCGGTTGTCGCCGACCCTGACGGTGCCGTCGGCGACGGCGTAGACGGGGGTGCCGCGGGCGGCGAACATGTCAACCCCTTCGTGGCCCCGACCGCCTGAGCGGGGGGCGCCCCAGGAGTCGGTGAAACCGTTGGGCAGACCCAGCGGGCAGGCCATAGTGGGTGGTGGCTGGTCGAGATGGGTGGCCGCGCGTGCCGCCTCTTCGGCAGCAGCTCGGCGTGCGGCTGCGCGCCGAGCGTCTTCCAGGCGGTCTTGTGCGGAGGTGACCACCGCCCGCGTAGCGGCCAGCTCGGCCTCCAGACGTCGGCGGGCATCGGCCAGGTCGGCGGCGCCCGCGGCGACTCCGACGAGCGTCATGGCGTGCTGGGCGACCTCGTCGGCGACGAGGTCAGTGGTCCGTCGCAGCCGGTCGGCGCGGGCGGCCATGCCCACGGGGAGCCGTTGGAGCAGCGCGATGCGATGCAGGGCGGATCCGACAGAGGGAGATGCCTGGACCGCGTCGATCGCCCACTCCGCGAATCCTCCGGGACGCATGTACAGGCGTCGGATCGCCACCTCGACGCCAGCTCGTGCCGATGCCACGCGCCCGCGGGCTGCATCGACGCGTTGCCCTACGTCCCCCCGTTCGTCCTCCAGGCGGGCCAGATGGCTGATCGCCTCCTCGTACTCGCCGCTCAGCCGGTCGAGCCCGGCCTCGACGGACGTCAGTGCGTCACGAGCCTCGTCGAGTTGCACCTCGGCGTCCTCGACGTCCAGCCCTGCCGCGCCGCTCGGGACCGCGACGACCACGACCAGCAGCACGGTCACGGCCAGCCGGCTGGGTGTAGGGACCGGTGGACTTCTCATGGGTCGCGGGGTGGGGGGCCGTCATCGTCGGCTGCGGCGTCGGGTGAGCTCCGGGGATGAGGCTCGGTGGGCTTCTGGGGGTCACCGCCCCCCACCGCGTCGTCGTGGCCGGCTGGCGACGGCGGCTGTGGTGTGGACGTCCTGGTCATGACACGCCGGACCATGAGCCCCAGGACGGTGACGGCCACGGTGACCGTGACCAGGAATGCGATGGTGGGGCCCGCGCCGCCGCTGTCCTGGGTGGTCGCGAGGAGCGGTGGGATGCCCGATGCGACGACGTGCACCGTCATGTCTGGTCCGCTTCCGGGGCGTCTGGGGGACGGGGTGTCCGGTCGGTTCCGGGCACGAAGGGGTCTTCGACGGCGTAGGCTTCGATGAAGGTCTCGATGGCGGACAGGTCGAGGTCGTCACAGCGCTGGACCACACCCCACGCGGTCATCGCCACGGCGCTGTCATCAAGCCGTTCGTACGGGGTGACGGCGGCCTGGCCGGCGTGGGCGGACTCGATGCGGTCGGTGAGCGACTGCACGTCGTCCTCGGCGAGTTCGTCGTAGGTGATCACGACCGCGCCTGACTCAAGGATGCTGACCTGCTGTGGTTCACTGAGGGCGTTGGACGGCGGGTAGATGGCGATGTCCAGCGCACCAGATGCGTGCCATCCCGACGAGGGAGGCACAGAGCTGTAGGGCACCGGCGGCTTCGCATCGCCGAGGAGGTGGCTGCCGAACTGCACCAGGGGGAACTCCGGTGCATCACAGGACGCGGTGGCCGACGGCTGGTCTCCCGTGCCCGTGTCACCACACCCGACCAGCCCGAAGAGCATGACCAGCGGCCCGAGCACGTGCAGCGGCTTCATGCCGTGGCGGTCGCGAGGGCGGCGATCTCATCGGGCAGGACGGTGAGGGGGCCGTCGAGCCGGCCGACGACCGTGCCGGCGCCATCGATCCCGAAGATCCACGGCTCGGATTGCAACTGGAAGGCCTCGACCTGGTCGGCCAGGGTGGTGCCCGCGTCGCTGAACACCTCGAGGTGGATCCACTCGATGCCCTCGGGCACCTCACCGCCGGTCCGCACGTCCTCGACCACGTCCACCGTCGGCCCGCAGATCGCCGTCTCACAGAACGCCGGGGTGGCGATGGTCAACATGACCGGCCGTCCCTCAGCGAGGGCGGTGTCCAGGCTGGCGGCGTGCATGTCACAGGGAGGCTGACGGGTGCAGATGGACTCGAACCCCAATGGGTCATCCAGTGTCGGGGTGGCGACCGCCGGAGCTTCTTCACCGGTGGCCAGCACCACCGAGGATTCCGGGTCGGCGACCCGCAGGGCCGTCTGCCCGGCCCCGCCGTCGGCGGTCACGGCGATCAACGGCACCGTGCCGGCCTCCGGCAGGTCCAGGCGGACCGAGTACATGCCCAAGGGCTGGTTGGGGACGTCGTGGAACGTCGTGGTCAACGGTCCCTGCAGCGCCTCGTTCATCCTGACGCCGGCGTACACCGTCACCTCCTGGTCACGGACCGGGGTGTTGTCCGGTCCGACCAGTCCGAAGGCGAAGAGCCGATCCTCGCCGGTGAGCGTCTCGAAGCTCGCGTTGATGACCGACAGGTCGGCCGTGCGGTCCGGGGCGATCTGCTCCAACAAGGTGGCCTGAGCGGCTTCGCTGACCGGTGTGGCGGCGATGTCGGTGCCGTCGTCATCGGACTCACAGCCGACGACCAGCAGAGCCATGGCGGCGGTCGCGCCACGCAGCAGCGTCCGGCGTGTCGGCGTGCGGGCAGGGTGGGTCGTGTGTTCCGTGTGGATCACCAGGTCTCCTCACAATCGGCGCAGTGGGCGTGGTCGGGCACTTCGACTTGCAGCGTGGAGTGGCTGATGCCGTGCTCGGTGCGCAGGAGGTCACGGGCGCGGTCGAGCACCACGTGGTCGTCTCCGCCGTCGGCGATCCGGAGGTGGGCACTGACCACATCCATCCCGGATGTCAGCGTCCAGACGTGGAGGTCGTGGACGTCGGTGACATCTGGCAGGCCGGTCAGGTCGGCACGGATCGTGTCGACGTCGACGTGCGGCGGAGCCTGTTGCAACAGGACCCTGAGCGCCTTGCTGCCCAGGCGCCAGGTCCGCGGCAGCACGAACAGGCCGATGCCGACGGCGAAGATCGGGTCGATCAGCGTGAACCCGGTGGTCTGGATGACGATCGCGGCGATGATCACCCCGACCGAGCCGAGGGTGTCGGCGAGGACCTCGAGGTAGGCGCCTTCGACGTTGAGTGACTCGCCTGCGCCCCGTCTGAGCAACAGGTAGGCGATCACGTTCACGACCAGACCGACGACGGCGACGACGAGCAGCGGGGTGCTGAGGACCTCAGGCGGATCACCGAAGCGGCGGACGGCCTCGACGAGGATCCAGATGGCCACGCCGAAGAGCAACACCGCGTTGGCGAGTGCGGCGAGGATCTCCAGGCGGTACAGCCCGAACGTCCGATGCGATGCCGCGTCGCTCCGGATGGCCGCCTGGATGGCGGCCAACGCCATGCCCAACCCGAGGACGTCGGTGAACATGTGTGCCGCATCACCCAGCAGCGCCAAGGAGTTGGTGATCAGCCCCCCGATGAGCTCCACGAGGAAGTAGCCGCCGGTCAGGCACGCCGCCGCCAAGAGGGGGCGGCGGTGGGCGGCTCCCGCGTGGGCGGCGTTGACGTGTGCGTGGTCATCACCCATGTCGGTCCTCATCTGATGGTCAGCGTCGACGTCGCATCCTCACTGGTCCCGTCCAGGTCCACGCCGATCTGGACCTGGTAGTCGCCCGGTTCGGGGAGTCGTTGTGAGAGGGTGGTGAAGTGGCCGGGGCCGGCCACCAACAGCTCGACGGTGAGCGCGTCGCCGGAGGGGGCGATGAGGCGCATGGTCGTGTCATCGACCGGACGTGGCCGTCCGTCGGGGCCCAGGATGTAGAGGTGCACCACGTTGGGACCCGACTGGGCCGGGTCGACGGTCAGGTTGACCGTCGCGGTGTCGGTCAAGGCGATGGTGACCGACTGGATGCGGCTGGCGACCTCTGCCTCCGCGGGGATGCTCGACGCCAGACCACCGGCCAGACCGAGGGCGAGGACCATGACGGCGATCTCGACGCCGGCGAAGCGGCGGAACAGTCCGACGGTATGGCTGTCCGCGGTCCGGGCCAGTCGCGGGAGCACCGTCGCGCGGTTGCGCCAGCCCAGCCCGGCGATGACCACGAACGCGACCACCTTGCCGAGGACGAGCAGCCCGTATCTGGTGTCGGTCAGCTGTTCAACCGCACCGACGTGCAACAACGCCGAGCCGACCCCGGACGCGAGCAGCAGCCAGATGGCCGTCCCTGCCACCTTGCTGAACCGCCGGGCGGGGCCGACGAACTCCTCGGGCCCGGCGATGAGCCCCCAGACGACCACGACGGCCAGTCCCCCCACCCACGAGGTGGCCGCCGCGACGTGGAGCCAGTCAAGGCCGACGGCGATCCACATGGGATCGGTGGCACCCGCATGCCCCCACAACCCTGGGAGCGCCGCCGCGACGGTGGTCGCCGTGGCGGCCATGACCAACCCTGCGCGTCCAGCGGTGACGGCGAGGAGGGCCGCCACCCCGATGGCCACCAGCCCCTGGACCGCCACCAACAGCCCGAAGCGGGTGGACAAGAACCGGCCGATCAGGTCGCCCGTCACCGCTTGGGGCAGGGGTTCGGCCGCAGCGGTGGAGAGCCCGAAGATGAACAGCAGCGCTGACGCGACGGCCAGGCCAGACGCCGCGGCAACGGCCAGGCGTCGCAACCGGCGACGCGCCGACGGGGCGCCCTCGTCTGGACCGACCATCCACATGAGCGCGAGCAGCGTGCCGACCAGCACTGCGAGGGCCGCGTAGTCGACCACCCGGGCGACGAACAAGCCCGCTGAGCTGCCCGGACCGGCCTCCTGCAGCTCGAAGGACGCCGGGTCCACCCCGGCCGGCGCGGGTTCGGCGACCGGCGGCTCGGGGTCACCCTCGGGGGGAGGGGATGGGTCCTCAGGTGTGGGTGCTGGACTGCTGTTCGCGCCGCTGCTGGCCGGTTCAGAGTCCGCCGCCGGTTGACCCGGCGCCTCCGACGCCGCTGCAGTCGGGAAGGGTGTCGGGGTGGCCGGCGCGGGTGGTGCCGGCGTCGGGCTGCCAGAGACTGCCGGTTCGTAGCCGAAGGTGTAGCGCGATTCCACCGGGTGGCCGTCGGCACCGATCACCCGGAACACGACCGTGTAGGTGCCCGATGTGGTGAGCGGCTGCATCGGCACCGTTGCCACCGCACCGTCGATGGCGGCCGACCCGGCATCGACCCGCTGGCCTACGGGGTCGAACACCTGTACACCGGAGAAGGTCTCCTCGATCGGTTCGCTGTAGGTCAACGAGATCTCCACTGGCGACTCGGTGAGGGTGGCACCGGCCGGCGGATCAGTCACCTCCAGCTGGGCGTGTGCGGCCGCCGGACCGGCGCTGAGGAGTACACCCGCACCCGCGGCCACGAGCGCCAACACGACGCTGACCGCACCCGTGACCGTGACGGCCCGCACCGCGGCACGTCGTCACCTCGCACGATCGATCACCGCCCTGACCGCCTCATCGGGCAGCGCCGCGACGCCGCCGATCGCATGGACCTCCTCGATGCCGTCCCGGGCGTCGACCCAGTCCAGCACCGGCCGGCTGCGGTCAACCGCGTCCATGAGCACCATCACCGAACCAGAGGCGACCAGCGCCGGTCCTGCCGCCAGCGCATCGGGGTAGTCGCTGGCGGTGGCCAGGTGCAGGACCCCGTCGTCGGCCTGTCCCTCATCCAACAGCGCGTCGGCGACGACCAGCGCCGTCTCCAGACGACTCGGCCCGGCCAGCCGCATCGTCGTCACGGTGTCGGCAAGCCGGGCCTCGACCTGCGGATCGACGGCCATGATCCCCCCGACGACGTCCACACGCGCAGGGCCGATACGGTCGATGGCGTTCGCCACCACCGTCGGCAGTTCGTCCGGCCTGGTCAACAACACCGGCGTCCGTCGGTAGGCACCGAGCAGGCTGGCCATCAGCGCATCGGGCCATCCCCCGCCGGCCGTCCGCCCTTCACCAGCCGCCAGCAGGACACCCGATGCGTCACCACCGGCAGCGACCACCGCGTCGGCCACGCGTGCGGACAGCTCGTACTGATCGTCACCGGTGATCCGGATGATCCGGTCCGGCGCCAGGTCCGCGGTCGCGGACAACTCGGCGACGACCTCCGGTGCGACGTCTCCGATGACGACCGCGTCACGTGGGTCCAAGCGCTCCAACTCTGAGGCGAGCGCGTCGGGGAGCCCACCGCGAGCTGGGCTGAGGAGAACCGGCCCGTCCAGGGCAGCCGCGAGCGGTGCGGCGACCAGCGCGTCGGTGTACCGATCGGCCCTGGCCACCACCACGGTCCGGGCCGTTGGGAAGCCATCCGCCGACAGCGCCGCGGCCGTGCCGATGCGGTCGTCACCTGCGTCGCGGTGCATGACGGCCTGATCGACACCGCCAGATCCGGTGGTCCTCCCGGCGTCCTCCGCGGCGCTGAGCTCCGGGTAGGGGTTGGTCTTCCCCGTCACACCCCAGTCACGATCGTTCCAGATCTCGAAGTGCAGTTGGTCGATCCCGCAAGCCGCGTTCCCCGAGGAGCCGATCCAGCCGATGTGCTCCCCACGGTCCACCCGAACGCCGGCCAAGGTCCCCCGATCCGCGAGTTCGCGGACCAGTCGAGGGCTGAACGCATGCTCGACACCCCCCAGCCCATCACAGCCGTTCGGCCGGTCGGGTGTGTCGTTGTTCAGGTGGACGTAGAAGTAGCCGCGGCCGTCATCACCCGCGACGGCGAGGTAGTAGGAGTCACACGGTGCCCCGACCGGGCAGTCCTCCCCCTTGGCCTTGATGATCTCCCCGCCCACGGCGGCGTAGACCTCGCGCATCTGGGGGGCCAGAATGTCGGTGCCCTCATGGCTGCGACCACCACCACGCGGGGCACCCCAGGTGTCGGCATAGCTGTCCAGCGGCAACTGGACGGGGAACCACACCCCGTCCGACGTCGCCCCGGCCGGTACGGCGGACAACACGAGCGAGACGGACAAGAAGACGACGACGGACAGGACGGGACGTCGATGACGCCGGTGTGCTGGCATGGGAGAACCTCGGTGTGGAGCACCAGCAGCGGTGCAGCTGGAGACGCAGTCAGCCCAGCCACACCGGGGGAGCCCGCGACTCCGCCACCGACCACAGCGTGGACCGAAGGGCTCCACCGACGTACACACACCCCGAGGGACCACCACTGGCCACGCTGACCCAACCCAGCCGGACGACGACCGCCAACGCCGCCACGATCACCCCCGACGCGCTGTCGAGGACCAGCCGCGCGGCGATCACCGCAATCGGCGCCAGCCACAACCACGGGTCCACCACGACATGGCTGAGCTCACCGCCGGCCATGACGGTCTCGGTCGCGAGGTACACACCCAACACCGACGTCGGGGCGATGACCCCCCGACCTGGCTCTGCATGGACCGAGGAACCCAGCCGGCAGCGGACTGCCACGGCCAAGCTCACAAGAGCACCGACGCCCGCCGCACCCATGTGCACCCGATGACCGTCCGTCAACGCTGGATGGCCGACCAGCTGGGCCACCACGGCCAACACGGCATGCGCGGTGATCGCGCCGGTGACGGCACGAGCGATCGCGGACGCCGCTGAGCCCATGTCACGTCGAGCGTAGGGGCGCACGACCTCACCCGCAGGCTCCGAGCGCGGCAACCTCCGACCGATCGCCCTCACTGATCCATCGGTAGCGATCATTCCCCGCTCACCACCGCCGACGGCACGTCGTCGGGCTCGTCATCCCACTGGGGCAGGAGCGCACGGGTCCCGAGGACCGAGGCGATGCCGAGGGGGACGATCTGTGCAAGGCTCGCGGCGA
It encodes:
- a CDS encoding TlpA family protein disulfide reductase, which encodes MLLAAAFGTRFGRDPTLVDSPLIGQPAPPIDLIRLDGEASWSLADQAGDIVVVNFWASWCVPCREEHDDLVAAAAQYERAGVSFVGIVYQDDPSQAVAFLDELGHGYPHLVDPGSRTAIDYGVFGIPETYFIDRDGTVVAKVTGASDLELLTRTLDTILAGDVPESATRPGYQNQR
- a CDS encoding class I SAM-dependent methyltransferase, encoding MTGGPDADHELETVLNRRATPLVAVVATAGIVRWWRRGRASRPSVLDAAGVRRLYDRMAPLYDVATLAYQAVGAYRLADEAIATLGLQPGDMVVDLGTGTGRNLPLLAEAVGSSGRVVGVDVSPGMLERARRRVERAGVDVVELVEADIATYELPPGTSAVMGSFAMEMLPDYREVIDRLVTQLPTGGRVAVTGLRDPEGWPRWLVRLVSAINRPFGVSEAYRDHRPWEAVEAVTSDTAYVEMLGGAIYLAAGTVPERPR
- a CDS encoding ZIP family metal transporter — its product is MVAVEIMPRALDVLNGWHIAAAFTTGGVLYLVAQALIERRSTTGGRMWLIYLAIATDLFGDGLMIGAGTSIGSGVGLVLAIGQILADIPEGAAATMTFRANDVPRRRRLWLSAAAVLPVLTGAALSFLLLRGRPEGYQLAALVGTAGLFTVAAFEDMIQEAHESDDDSKTSSVALLLGFAVFTIASTALG
- a CDS encoding murein hydrolase activator EnvC, with the translated sequence MRSPPVPTPSRLAVTVLLVVVVAVPSGAAGLDVEDAEVQLDEARDALTSVEAGLDRLSGEYEEAISHLARLEDERGDVGQRVDAARGRVASARAGVEVAIRRLYMRPGGFAEWAIDAVQASPSVGSALHRIALLQRLPVGMAARADRLRRTTDLVADEVAQHAMTLVGVAAGAADLADARRRLEAELAATRAVVTSAQDRLEDARRAAARRAAAEEAARAATHLDQPPPTMACPLGLPNGFTDSWGAPRSGGRGHEGVDMFAARGTPVYAVADGTVRVGDNRLGGLTVNLEDVAGNAYYYAHLDATTVRTGQQVSAGDVIGLAGTSGNAAGTPPHLHWQVRPGGGPTVNPFPLADLLCRSS
- a CDS encoding DUF3105 domain-containing protein; amino-acid sequence: MQFGSHLLGDAKPPVPYSSVPPSSGWHASGALDIAIYPPSNALSEPQQVSILESGAVVITYDELAEDDVQSLTDRIESAHAGQAAVTPYERLDDSAVAMTAWGVVQRCDDLDLSAIETFIEAYAVEDPFVPGTDRTPRPPDAPEADQT
- a CDS encoding cation diffusion facilitator family transporter, which translates into the protein MGDDHAHVNAAHAGAAHRRPLLAAACLTGGYFLVELIGGLITNSLALLGDAAHMFTDVLGLGMALAAIQAAIRSDAASHRTFGLYRLEILAALANAVLLFGVAIWILVEAVRRFGDPPEVLSTPLLVVAVVGLVVNVIAYLLLRRGAGESLNVEGAYLEVLADTLGSVGVIIAAIVIQTTGFTLIDPIFAVGIGLFVLPRTWRLGSKALRVLLQQAPPHVDVDTIRADLTGLPDVTDVHDLHVWTLTSGMDVVSAHLRIADGGDDHVVLDRARDLLRTEHGISHSTLQVEVPDHAHCADCEETW
- a CDS encoding copper resistance CopC/CopD family protein, whose product is MRAVTVTGAVSVVLALVAAGAGVLLSAGPAAAHAQLEVTDPPAGATLTESPVEISLTYSEPIEETFSGVQVFDPVGQRVDAGSAAIDGAVATVPMQPLTTSGTYTVVFRVIGADGHPVESRYTFGYEPAVSGSPTPAPPAPATPTPFPTAAASEAPGQPAADSEPASSGANSSPAPTPEDPSPPPEGDPEPPVAEPAPAGVDPASFELQEAGPGSSAGLFVARVVDYAALAVLVGTLLALMWMVGPDEGAPSARRRLRRLAVAAASGLAVASALLFIFGLSTAAAEPLPQAVTGDLIGRFLSTRFGLLVAVQGLVAIGVAALLAVTAGRAGLVMAATATTVAAALPGLWGHAGATDPMWIAVGLDWLHVAAATSWVGGLAVVVVWGLIAGPEEFVGPARRFSKVAGTAIWLLLASGVGSALLHVGAVEQLTDTRYGLLVLGKVVAFVVIAGLGWRNRATVLPRLARTADSHTVGLFRRFAGVEIAVMVLALGLAGGLASSIPAEAEVASRIQSVTIALTDTATVNLTVDPAQSGPNVVHLYILGPDGRPRPVDDTTMRLIAPSGDALTVELLVAGPGHFTTLSQRLPEPGDYQVQIGVDLDGTSEDATSTLTIR
- a CDS encoding cell wall-binding repeat-containing protein encodes the protein MREVYAAVGGEIIKAKGEDCPVGAPCDSYYLAVAGDDGRGYFYVHLNNDTPDRPNGCDGLGGVEHAFSPRLVRELADRGTLAGVRVDRGEHIGWIGSSGNAACGIDQLHFEIWNDRDWGVTGKTNPYPELSAAEDAGRTTGSGGVDQAVMHRDAGDDRIGTAAALSADGFPTARTVVVARADRYTDALVAAPLAAALDGPVLLSPARGGLPDALASELERLDPRDAVVIGDVAPEVVAELSATADLAPDRIIRITGDDQYELSARVADAVVAAGGDASGVLLAAGEGRTAGGGWPDALMASLLGAYRRTPVLLTRPDELPTVVANAIDRIGPARVDVVGGIMAVDPQVEARLADTVTTMRLAGPSRLETALVVADALLDEGQADDGVLHLATASDYPDALAAGPALVASGSVMVLMDAVDRSRPVLDWVDARDGIEEVHAIGGVAALPDEAVRAVIDRAR